A single window of Arvicanthis niloticus isolate mArvNil1 chromosome X, mArvNil1.pat.X, whole genome shotgun sequence DNA harbors:
- the LOC117695422 gene encoding ferritin heavy polypeptide-like 17E, with amino-acid sequence MAEAPSRVRQNYDWHCEDAVNTHIQLQLYASYVYMSMAVYFDRDDVALGNFKRFFLRKSHDCQASAEMFMHLQNTRGGYTTLLDIERPERDSWHGGFQAMECALDMEMLLNQSLLNMHKMAKERGDAHLCHFLKQNCLNQQVEVLKEVSGYLTNLSHMGAVEHNLAEHLFDKLSLS; translated from the coding sequence ATGGCCGAAGCGCCCTCTCGAGTGCGACAGAACTATGACTGGCACTGCGAGGATGCTGTCAACACCCATATCCAGCTGCAGCTCTATGCCTCCTATGTGTACATGTCGATGGCCGTCTACTTTGACCGTGATGACGTGGCCCTGGGAAACTTCAAGCGTTTCTTCTTGAGGAAGTCACACGACTGCCAGGCCAGTGCTGAGATGTTCATGCACCTGCAGAATACGCGTGGAGGCTATACCACCCTTCTAGACATCGAGAGACCAGAACGCGACAGCTGGCATGGGGGCTTTCAGGCCATGGAATGCGCCCTGGACATGGAGATGTTGCTCAACCAGAGCCTGCTGAACATGCACAAAATGGCCAAGGAACGAGGTGACGCCCACTTATGCCATTTCCTGAAGCAAAACTGCCTGAATCAGCAGGTCGAAGTTCTGAAGGAGGTGAGTGGCTACCTGACCAACCTGAGCCACATGGGGGCCGTGGAGCATAACTTGGCTGAGCACCTGTTTGACAAGCTCAGCCTGTCATAA